The following coding sequences lie in one Zingiber officinale cultivar Zhangliang chromosome 2B, Zo_v1.1, whole genome shotgun sequence genomic window:
- the LOC122045935 gene encoding arogenate dehydratase/prephenate dehydratase 6, chloroplastic-like, which produces MASAPSIRPAFSSTSAADFISVDRVRLYPYSGAVKVSPFRRLTSYSIACAAVNAINGGVVPKVDDRARINGFESAGLRVAFQGAPGAYSEFAAKTALPGCETLPCRAFADAISSVERGLADRAILPVESTMDGAGLRNYEFLLRHDLRVVQEISLFVNYCLLAMPGVSPAELRRVISHPLALAHCSRALAQLGLHLREPVEDTAGAVEMLRSNRLLDTAAIASPRAALLYGLDVLADGLQDDSWNVTRFLLLASPTSLAAAMRPKAAASLKTSTVVAHRGGSMSVLLKVLSAFSRRSINLTKLEVLNSASKEDKSPVFILDVRRKGMLRAFPHVLYVDFEGSPENPKAKEAIDEISQTAEFVRILGCYAADTNIYDLH; this is translated from the coding sequence ATGGCGTCGGCTCCCTCGATCCGCCCCGCTTTCTCTTCCACTTCCGCCGCCGATTTTATCTCTGTTGATCGAGTCCGCCTCTATCCGTACTCCGGCGCCGTCAAGGTTTCGCCTTTCCGTCGACTTACGTCGTATTCGATCGCCTGCGCCGCCGTCAACGCCATCAACGGAGGTGTCGTCCCCAAGGTCGATGATCGCGCTCGGATCAACGGATTTGAGTCCGCCGGCCTGCGGGTCGCCTTCCAAGGCGCCCCCGGCGCCTACTCCGAGTTTGCCGCCAAGACCGCCCTCCCGGGCTGCGAGACCCTCCCCTGCCGCGCCTTCGCGGACGCGATCTCCTCCGTCGAGCGCGGCCTCGCCGACCGCGCGATCCTCCCCGTGGAGAGCACCATGGACGGCGCCGGCCTGCGCAATTACGAGTTCCTCCTCCGCCACGACCTCCGTGTGGTCCAGGAGATTAGCCTCTTCGTCAACTACTGCCTCCTCGCCATGCCCGGCGTCAGCCCCGCCGAGCTCCGCCGCGTGATCAGCCACCCTCTCGCGCTCGCTCACTGCAGCCGCGCCCTCGCCCAGCTCGGCCTCCACCTCCGCGAGCCCGTCGAGGACACCGCCGGTGCCGTCGAGATGCTCCGCTCCAACCGCCTCCTCGACACCGCCGCCATCGCCTCCCCGCGCGCCGCGCTCCTCTACGGCCTCGACGTCCTCGCCGACGGCCTCCAGGACGATTCCTGGAACGTGACGCGGTTCCTCCTCCTGGCCTCGCCCACGTCCCTCGCCGCCGCCATGCGCCCAAAGGCGGCGGCGTCTTTGAAGACCTCGACGGTGGTGGCGCACCGGGGCGGCTCCATGTCGGTGCTCCTGAAGGTGCTCTCTGCCTTCTCCCGTCGGAGCATCAACCTGACGAAGCTGGAGGTGCTCAACTCGGCGTCGAAGGAGGACAAGTCACCGGTGTTCATCCTGGACGTGAGGAGGAAGGGGATGCTCAGGGCGTTCCCCCATGTCCTGTACGTTGACTTCGAGGGCTCGCCGGAGAACCCCAAGGCGAAGGAGGCCATCGACGAGATATCGCAAACCGCCGAGTTCGTGAGGATCTTGGGCTGCTACGCCGCCGACACCAACATCTACGATCTTCATTAA
- the LOC122045936 gene encoding DNA-directed RNA polymerases II, IV and V subunit 6A-like, translating into MAEDDYDDVDMGYEDEPPEPEIEEGMEEDQENNNEDVPDDVVGDAEEKQQEIVERPRKTSKFMTKYERARILGTRALQISMNAPVMVELEGETDPLEIAMKELRERKIPFTIRRYLPDGSYEDWGVDELIVEDSWKRQVGGD; encoded by the exons ATGGCGGAAGATGATTACGATGATGTCGACATGGG TTATGAAGATGAGCCACCGGAACCAGAAATTGAG GAGGGGATGGAGGAGGATCAGGAAAATAACAACGAAGACGTCCCAGATGATGTTGTTGGTGATGCTGAAGAAAAACAGCAAGAAATAGTTGAACGGCCTAGAAAAACATCGAAGTTCATGACAAAGTATGAGCGTGCTAGAATCCTTGGTACACGGGCTTTGCAAATTAG CATGAATGCTCCAGTGATGGTTGAGTTAGAGGGTGAGACTGATCCTTTGGAG ATTGCGATGAAGGAACTTCGTGAGCGCAAGATACCGTTCACCATTCGACGATATTTACCGGATGGGAG CTACGAAGATTGGGGAGTCGACGAACTGATCGTGGAGGATTCCTGGAAGCGACAAGTTGGCGGTGATTAA